From Apium graveolens cultivar Ventura chromosome 9, ASM990537v1, whole genome shotgun sequence, the proteins below share one genomic window:
- the LOC141685755 gene encoding uncharacterized protein LOC141685755: protein MDMNPELEEDTSPGAWTMKVDGLKLSRTLRVRDLKIYSDSQIVVKQTNGKYIAKDPTLATYQALVQSYLDSIPNHQVLQICREENEEADILSKLVQNSSDLDCSVYFEELHKPSIESEEVLEIESNHNWMTPFIKYLEKGELPEDKGKAQRLKAKAAKFFLKEGVLYRRTFLSLFLKCIGPEEAKYCLAEVYEGICGDHMSARP, encoded by the exons ATGGACATGAATCCGGAGCTGGAAGAAGATACAAGTCCGGGAGCCTGGACCATGAAagtagatg GACTAAAGCTCTCCAGGACTCTGAGAGTCCGGGACCtaaaaatctacagcgactcccagatagtggtcaagcaaacaaatggAAAATACATAGCAAAGGACCCTACTCTGGCGACGTACCAAGCACTGGTTCAAAGTTACTTAGACTCAATACCAAACCATCAAGTCCTTCAGATATGTcgagaagaaaatgaggaagcaGATATTCTATCCAAATTAGTCCAGAATTCATCAGATCTGGACTGCTCAGTTTACTTTGAAGAACTCCACAAACCATCTATTGAATCTGAAGAGGTTCTGGAGATCGAAAGCAACCACAACTGGATGACTCCCTTCATCAAGTACTTGGAGAAAGGAGAGCTcccagaagataaaggaaaagctCAAAGACTGAAAGCAAAAGCAGCAAAGTTCTTCCTCAAAGAAGGAGTACTCTATCGCAGGACTTTCTTATCTCTTTTCCTGAAGTGTATTggcccagaagaagcaaagtactgtTTGGCCGAAGTGTATGAAGGGATATGCGGAGATCACATGTCTGCaaggccctag